In one Corallococcus sp. EGB genomic region, the following are encoded:
- a CDS encoding glycoside hydrolase family 15 protein, translating into MNLHHSDLKGGVAIEDHGIIGDLRTVALVGYEGTIDWLCFPYFDSPSLFAALLDPDKGGYWRVSPVPNHVQKRQFYWPDTNVLVTRFYTPNGVGELIDLMPLGRGAKAEGREVLRRIRVVRGEMAFRMECFPAFNYARDEHETHIVEGGAAFLSKNLSMQLVTNVPLQRDKGGVVAHFTLRESQSAVFTLREGGKEGCHHHLHTHDSAEKLFRDTVDYWRHWLSKCKYTGRWREMVQRSALALKLMTFEPSGAIIAAPTCSLPESAGGTRNWDYRYCWLRDAAFTVYAFIRIGFNEEAAAFMRWVEKRCADHGDGPLPLMFRLDGSPVPPEEQLKHLRGYGGARPVRIGNAAAHQLQLDIYGELMDSVYLSNKYAAPISYDFWRHLRRLVDWVCDHWQMEDEGIWEIRGSRRHFVYSKLMCWVAVDRAIRLADKRSLPADRAKWLKTRDAIFEEIMDRGWCQEKGAFIQAYGNDALDAANLLMPLVFFLSPVDPRMLSTLDVIRKPPRNGGLTSDGLVFRYQADQKLDGIEGSEGTFNLCSFWLVEAMTRASTVRPDLLDEARLIFERMQGYANHLGLYAEQTGLSGEALGNFPQALTHLSLISAAYNLDRTLGRHD; encoded by the coding sequence GTGAACCTGCATCACTCGGACCTGAAGGGCGGCGTGGCCATTGAGGACCACGGCATCATCGGAGACCTGCGGACGGTGGCGCTGGTGGGCTACGAGGGCACCATCGACTGGTTGTGCTTTCCGTACTTCGACAGCCCCAGCCTCTTCGCGGCGCTGCTGGACCCCGACAAGGGCGGGTACTGGCGCGTGTCCCCGGTGCCGAACCACGTCCAGAAGCGGCAGTTCTACTGGCCGGACACCAACGTGCTGGTGACGCGCTTCTACACGCCGAACGGCGTGGGAGAGCTCATCGACCTGATGCCCCTGGGCAGGGGCGCGAAGGCGGAGGGGCGCGAGGTGTTGCGGCGCATCCGCGTGGTGCGCGGGGAGATGGCCTTCCGCATGGAGTGCTTCCCGGCGTTCAACTACGCCCGGGACGAGCACGAGACGCACATCGTGGAGGGCGGCGCGGCCTTCCTGTCCAAGAACCTGAGCATGCAGCTGGTGACGAACGTGCCGCTCCAGCGGGACAAGGGCGGCGTCGTCGCGCACTTCACGCTGCGGGAGAGCCAGTCCGCGGTCTTCACCCTGCGCGAGGGGGGCAAGGAGGGCTGCCACCACCACCTGCACACGCACGACTCCGCGGAGAAGCTCTTCCGCGACACGGTGGACTACTGGCGCCACTGGCTGTCCAAGTGCAAGTACACGGGGCGGTGGCGGGAGATGGTGCAGCGCTCGGCGCTGGCGCTGAAGCTGATGACCTTCGAGCCGTCCGGGGCCATCATCGCGGCGCCCACGTGCAGCCTGCCGGAGTCCGCGGGCGGCACGCGCAACTGGGACTACCGCTACTGCTGGCTGCGCGACGCGGCCTTCACCGTCTATGCGTTCATCCGCATCGGCTTCAACGAGGAGGCCGCCGCCTTCATGCGCTGGGTGGAGAAGCGCTGCGCTGACCACGGGGACGGGCCGCTGCCCCTGATGTTCCGCCTGGATGGCAGCCCCGTGCCGCCGGAGGAGCAGCTGAAGCACCTGCGCGGCTATGGCGGCGCGCGGCCGGTGCGCATCGGCAACGCGGCGGCGCACCAGCTGCAGTTGGACATCTACGGCGAGCTGATGGACTCCGTGTACCTGTCCAACAAGTACGCGGCGCCCATCTCCTATGACTTCTGGCGGCACCTGCGGCGGCTGGTGGATTGGGTGTGCGACCACTGGCAGATGGAGGACGAGGGCATCTGGGAGATCCGCGGCTCGCGACGGCACTTCGTCTATTCGAAGCTGATGTGCTGGGTGGCGGTGGACCGGGCCATCCGGCTCGCGGACAAGCGCAGCCTGCCGGCGGACCGGGCGAAGTGGCTGAAGACGCGCGACGCCATCTTCGAGGAGATCATGGACAGGGGCTGGTGCCAGGAGAAGGGCGCCTTCATCCAGGCCTACGGGAATGACGCGCTGGACGCGGCGAACCTCCTGATGCCGCTGGTGTTCTTCCTGTCGCCGGTGGATCCGCGGATGCTCTCCACGCTGGACGTCATCCGCAAGCCGCCCCGGAATGGAGGCCTGACCTCGGACGGCCTGGTGTTCCGCTACCAGGCGGACCAGAAGCTGGATGGCATCGAGGGCAGCGAAGGCACCTTCAACCTGTGCAGCTTCTGGCTGGTGGAGGCGATGACGCGCGCGAGCACCGTGCGGCCGGACCTGCTGGACGAGGCGCGGCTCATCTTCGAGCGGATGCAGGGCTACGCGAACCACCTGGGGCTCTACGCGGAGCAGACGGGCCTGTCCGGCGAGGCCCTGGGCAACTTCCCGCAGGCGCTCACGCACCTGTCGCTCATCAGCGCCGCGTACAACCTGGACCGGACGTTGGGCCGCCACGATTGA
- a CDS encoding App1 family protein: MPDLYPLLFRFAVKADAQYDVLSRRVRKGLGIAPPLRILPYRGYGTPERVVIKARVLEERKVTPQRQRHTLWSSAVASYKRYMTREIASAHVAVRWGDKRWEGVTDEEGFLELWVPPPEGVRSGWHMVELELLSPEAEGVPRVSAPVRVAGKSAELGVISDIDDTVIATGVTDPLKRAWALFLTEHRGRLPFPGVDAFYAALQAGASGQADNPIFYVSSSPWNLYEHLDEFLSIHRIPIGPLLLRDWGLSRHGFAPGGGHGHKLDKIRGVLETLSHLPFVLIGDSGQEDAEHYRTIVREYPGRIRCVYIRNVTGRSKRGQELEAIARDVRDAGSELVAVDDTVAAARHAARAGWIRWEEVPEVEAHRREDAARSVLGERG, translated from the coding sequence ATGCCCGACCTGTACCCGCTGCTGTTCCGTTTCGCCGTCAAGGCGGATGCCCAGTACGACGTGTTGAGCCGCCGCGTGCGCAAGGGGCTGGGCATCGCCCCGCCGCTGCGCATCCTGCCGTACCGGGGCTACGGCACCCCGGAGCGCGTGGTCATCAAGGCGCGCGTGCTGGAGGAGCGCAAGGTGACGCCCCAGCGCCAGCGCCACACGCTGTGGAGCAGCGCCGTGGCCTCCTACAAGCGCTACATGACGCGTGAAATCGCCAGCGCGCACGTGGCGGTGCGCTGGGGGGACAAGCGCTGGGAGGGCGTGACGGACGAGGAGGGCTTCCTGGAGCTGTGGGTGCCTCCGCCCGAGGGCGTGCGCTCCGGCTGGCACATGGTGGAGCTGGAGCTCCTGTCGCCGGAGGCCGAAGGGGTGCCGCGCGTGTCCGCGCCGGTGCGGGTGGCGGGCAAGAGCGCGGAGCTGGGCGTCATCAGCGACATCGACGACACGGTCATCGCCACGGGGGTGACGGATCCGCTCAAGCGCGCGTGGGCGCTGTTCCTCACGGAGCACCGGGGGCGGCTGCCCTTCCCGGGCGTGGACGCGTTCTACGCGGCGCTCCAGGCGGGCGCGAGCGGCCAGGCGGACAACCCCATCTTCTACGTGTCCAGCAGCCCGTGGAACCTCTACGAGCACCTGGACGAGTTCCTCTCCATCCACCGCATCCCCATTGGTCCGCTGCTGCTTCGCGACTGGGGCCTCTCACGGCACGGCTTCGCGCCGGGCGGGGGACATGGGCACAAGCTGGACAAGATCCGCGGCGTGCTGGAGACGCTGTCGCACCTGCCCTTCGTGCTGATTGGCGACAGTGGCCAGGAGGACGCGGAGCACTACCGCACCATCGTGCGCGAGTACCCGGGCCGCATCCGCTGCGTCTACATCCGCAACGTGACGGGGCGCTCCAAGCGCGGCCAGGAGCTGGAGGCCATTGCCCGGGACGTGCGGGACGCGGGCAGCGAGCTGGTCGCGGTGGACGACACGGTGGCCGCCGCGCGGCACGCGGCGCGCGCCGGGTGGATTCGCTGGGAGGAGGTCCCGGAGGTGGAGGCCCACCGCCGCGAGGACGCCGCGCGCAGCGTCCTGGGGGAGCGGGGCTGA
- the ppk1 gene encoding polyphosphate kinase 1, translating into MAKRAAAKGTQQKVVDRDVVPPGTEVPDSDLFFNRELSWLAFNDRVLQLAESPEVPLMERLKFISIYARNLDEFFMIRVARLHEQIAARVGRLVPDGASPGDTLDKLHTGILDQGRRHADCFEKVLRPALAEKGLRILSMKELDADQRAQVDQRFREQIFPVLTPLAIGLGRHFPYISNLSLSLAVLLRDPVAEEESVARVKVPKEILPRFVPLKGGTLFVPLEEIIAQHLGDLFPGMEVLNWSLFRVTRDADYTVSEDAEDLLKAVETELSQRRFGDVIRLEIQAGMNAKLLEPLVEALSLEPRQIYEEHGLLDLADVMSLAMTPGFTELRDPPWTPVTQARLRTDNESADGGGTVMSAMRRGDLLVHHPYESFASSVERFVSEAVEDPDVLALKQTVYRTSDSSPLVPALIRATEHGKQAVCMVELKARFDERTNIRWANALEEAGVHVVYGIPSLKTHAKAILIVRREGDRVRHYVHIGTGNYNPKTARLYTDLGLFTTDPDIGADVADVFNFLTGFGRPRSFRKLLVAPLTMREGLLEEIKKTQAAHTPEAPARILMKMNALVDPGIIRALYDASRAGVRVDLNVRGICCLRPGVPGVSEHIRVVSNLGRFLEHPRIYAFERGATSRCYIGSADLMPRNLDHRVEILAPVEDPALAAQVKDVVERCMVDTSGAWELGADGTWRRRTAATPNDKRSAQGELMERAIRMMQVQSGRPVG; encoded by the coding sequence ATGGCGAAGCGCGCCGCTGCGAAGGGCACCCAGCAGAAGGTCGTGGACCGGGACGTGGTGCCCCCGGGCACGGAGGTGCCGGACAGCGACCTGTTCTTCAACCGGGAGCTGTCGTGGCTGGCCTTCAACGACCGGGTGCTGCAGCTGGCCGAGTCGCCCGAGGTGCCGCTGATGGAGCGGCTGAAGTTCATCTCCATCTACGCGCGCAACCTGGATGAGTTCTTCATGATCCGCGTGGCGCGGCTGCACGAGCAGATCGCCGCGCGCGTGGGCCGCCTGGTGCCGGACGGCGCGTCCCCGGGCGACACGCTGGACAAGCTGCACACGGGCATCCTGGACCAGGGCCGCCGCCACGCGGACTGCTTCGAGAAGGTCCTGCGCCCCGCGCTCGCGGAGAAGGGGCTGCGCATCCTGTCCATGAAGGAACTGGACGCGGATCAACGCGCGCAGGTGGATCAGCGCTTCCGCGAGCAGATCTTCCCCGTGCTCACGCCGCTGGCCATCGGGTTGGGGCGGCACTTCCCGTACATCTCCAACCTGTCCCTGAGCCTCGCGGTGCTGCTGCGGGACCCGGTGGCGGAGGAGGAGAGCGTGGCGCGGGTGAAGGTGCCCAAGGAGATATTGCCCCGCTTCGTGCCGCTCAAGGGGGGCACGCTCTTCGTGCCGCTGGAGGAGATCATCGCGCAGCACCTGGGGGACCTGTTCCCCGGGATGGAGGTCCTCAACTGGAGCTTGTTCCGCGTGACGCGGGACGCGGACTACACCGTGTCCGAGGACGCGGAGGACCTGCTCAAGGCGGTGGAGACGGAGCTCAGCCAGCGCCGCTTCGGGGACGTCATCCGGCTGGAGATCCAGGCGGGGATGAACGCGAAGCTGCTGGAGCCGCTGGTGGAGGCGCTGTCGCTGGAGCCCCGGCAGATCTACGAGGAGCACGGCCTGTTGGACCTGGCGGACGTGATGTCGCTGGCGATGACGCCGGGCTTCACGGAGCTGCGCGACCCGCCGTGGACGCCGGTGACGCAGGCGCGGCTGCGCACGGACAACGAGTCCGCGGACGGCGGCGGCACGGTGATGTCCGCGATGCGCCGGGGCGACCTGCTGGTGCACCACCCCTACGAGTCCTTCGCCAGCTCGGTGGAGCGCTTCGTCAGCGAGGCGGTGGAGGACCCGGACGTGCTGGCGCTGAAGCAGACGGTGTACCGCACGTCGGACAGTTCTCCGCTGGTGCCCGCGCTCATCCGCGCCACGGAGCATGGCAAGCAGGCGGTGTGCATGGTGGAGCTGAAGGCGCGCTTCGACGAGCGCACCAACATCCGCTGGGCGAACGCGCTGGAAGAGGCGGGCGTGCACGTCGTGTATGGGATTCCCAGCCTGAAGACGCACGCGAAGGCCATCCTCATCGTGCGGCGCGAGGGTGACCGGGTGCGGCACTACGTGCACATCGGCACGGGCAACTACAACCCGAAGACGGCGCGGCTCTACACGGACCTGGGGTTGTTCACCACGGATCCGGACATTGGCGCGGACGTGGCGGACGTCTTCAACTTCCTCACCGGCTTTGGCCGGCCGCGCTCGTTCCGCAAGCTGCTGGTGGCGCCGCTGACCATGCGGGAGGGGCTGCTGGAGGAGATCAAGAAGACGCAGGCGGCGCACACGCCAGAGGCGCCCGCGCGCATCCTGATGAAGATGAACGCGCTGGTGGATCCGGGCATCATCCGCGCGCTCTACGACGCATCCCGCGCGGGCGTTCGCGTGGACCTCAACGTGCGAGGCATCTGCTGCCTGCGGCCGGGGGTGCCCGGCGTGTCGGAGCACATCCGGGTGGTGTCCAACCTGGGCCGCTTCCTGGAGCACCCGCGCATCTACGCCTTCGAGCGGGGCGCCACGTCGCGCTGCTACATCGGGTCCGCGGACCTGATGCCGCGCAACCTGGACCACCGCGTGGAGATATTGGCGCCCGTGGAGGACCCGGCCCTGGCCGCGCAGGTGAAGGACGTGGTGGAGCGCTGCATGGTGGACACCAGCGGCGCGTGGGAGCTGGGCGCGGACGGCACGTGGCGGCGGCGCACCGCCGCCACGCCCAACGACAAGCGCTCCGCCCAGGGGGAGCTCATGGAGCGGGCCATCCGCATGATGCAGGTGCAGAGCGGACGGCCCGTGGGCTGA
- a CDS encoding peptidylprolyl isomerase, with protein sequence MATKKNPPEKSPAPAAKAPGTASSPAKPAKSAAATAKPAKSAAAGPKPPEAPAQAPVQQLVQRLPVAPGLGHQADLPQVKAPSLENLNIRVPQGEDLTEEDLLERFHELARAKAEVRPRAEGEALAMGDDVCLDILGYANGRLIPLSSRVGFWMELAPQVMLPGFAEVIAEASVGDSVEVGLVLPDDYPAEQLRGMPARFLVDVRAAREVRIPDTESDAFLKLLGRGATHEEVMSSIVDEMEGEMADMLWVDARNRVLDEIVARSDVTVPKPLVDEEIRRRWQQAEGEVLAQKFFSLEEQQEALDGWLHHPGIRDDVERRLKIALVLRAIAQRDKLQLTPQAALELLKESSEPFGITEAQLRESMLDPTASAQMMDVAWHLLAVEHVMTQAKVTFEGAEAGLA encoded by the coding sequence GTGGCCACGAAGAAGAACCCTCCCGAGAAGTCGCCGGCCCCCGCCGCCAAGGCGCCCGGCACCGCTTCCTCCCCGGCGAAGCCGGCGAAGTCCGCCGCCGCCACCGCGAAGCCGGCGAAGTCCGCCGCCGCGGGCCCCAAGCCCCCGGAAGCGCCCGCCCAGGCCCCCGTGCAGCAGCTGGTGCAGCGGCTCCCCGTGGCGCCCGGCCTGGGTCACCAGGCGGACCTGCCGCAGGTGAAGGCCCCCTCGCTGGAGAACCTGAACATCCGCGTGCCCCAGGGCGAGGACCTCACCGAGGAGGACCTCCTGGAGCGCTTCCACGAGCTGGCCCGCGCGAAGGCGGAGGTCCGGCCGCGCGCGGAGGGTGAGGCGCTGGCCATGGGCGACGACGTGTGCCTGGACATCCTGGGCTACGCCAACGGCCGCCTCATCCCGCTGAGCTCGCGCGTGGGCTTCTGGATGGAGCTGGCCCCCCAGGTGATGCTGCCCGGCTTCGCGGAGGTCATCGCCGAGGCCAGCGTGGGCGACAGCGTGGAGGTGGGGCTGGTCCTGCCGGACGACTATCCGGCGGAGCAGCTGCGCGGCATGCCGGCGCGCTTCCTGGTGGACGTGCGCGCCGCGCGCGAGGTGCGCATCCCCGACACGGAGTCGGACGCGTTCCTGAAGCTGCTGGGCCGCGGCGCCACGCACGAGGAGGTCATGAGCTCCATCGTGGATGAGATGGAGGGCGAGATGGCCGACATGCTCTGGGTGGACGCGCGCAACCGGGTCCTGGACGAAATCGTCGCCCGCTCGGACGTCACCGTGCCCAAGCCGCTGGTGGACGAGGAGATCCGCCGCCGCTGGCAGCAGGCGGAGGGCGAGGTCCTGGCGCAGAAGTTCTTCAGCCTGGAGGAGCAGCAGGAGGCGCTGGACGGCTGGCTGCACCACCCGGGCATCCGCGACGACGTGGAGCGCCGCCTCAAGATTGCCCTGGTGCTGCGCGCCATCGCGCAGCGGGACAAGCTCCAGCTCACGCCGCAGGCCGCGCTGGAGCTGCTCAAGGAGTCCTCGGAGCCCTTCGGCATCACCGAGGCCCAGCTGCGCGAGTCCATGCTGGACCCGACCGCCTCCGCGCAGATGATGGACGTCGCGTGGCACCTGCTCGCCGTGGAGCACGTGATGACGCAGGCGAAGGTCACCTTCGAGGGCGCCGAGGCAGGCCTCGCCTGA
- a CDS encoding tryptophan synthase alpha chain, translating to MGRTGGGVGWVFLVGLWLACGRTLPEDAAPSRLDWWNGSFCVPMTCESQGLDCGYAIDGCGGTLHCGECAEGQACGGGGVPNVCGPPPCVPTSCAARGATCGPLSDGCGGRLDCGSCATPEVCGGAGVPNACGPPACVPTTCEASGKNCGRVADGCGGVLECGACGPDETCGGGGTANVCGHAPCAPTTCEALGKNCGSVSDGCGGVLECGTCGDGLTCGGAGVPNVCATPLCQAATCEALGKDCGEVLDGCGDVLECGACEAGATCGGAGEANVCGAGTCVPTTCAALGANCGRVSDGCGAVLECGGCLAPQACGAGGTANVCARTACTPATCESLGKDCGQVADGCGGRLDCGACAEGQACGGGGVANVCAVPGCRPATCGLLGATCGTVPDGCGGTLECGTCTAPDTCGGTGVPHVCAPPAPTCVDRDLGSALPVSLRGTTVEARDDHAASCGGAGAPDRGYLWTAPRAGTFTFDTARSAIRSVIAVYADGCGGQELACATGGISYGGGARVAVTLAQGQRVLVTVDAVAGASFTQGAFELHIDELRTTEAGACFDGMDNDGDRWVDCADTECRDEPRCKGQGCAHHDLGSALPLTFQGETALSGDGFQGTCGALLQQDRAHLWTAPKAGTFVFDTSPGGDPDAGGHALYLLTGCRGTELGCAAHPHPTTQDAPALKVTLAQGQSVLVVVDGMARPDRDTPIRYTLHITEWVPSEVGHCHDGADNDGDGRADDADPDCRER from the coding sequence ATGGGGCGGACGGGCGGTGGGGTGGGCTGGGTGTTCCTCGTGGGGCTGTGGCTGGCGTGCGGCCGGACGCTGCCGGAGGACGCGGCCCCCTCCAGGCTGGACTGGTGGAACGGGTCCTTCTGCGTGCCCATGACCTGCGAATCGCAGGGGCTGGACTGCGGCTACGCCATCGACGGGTGCGGCGGCACGTTGCACTGCGGCGAGTGCGCCGAGGGCCAGGCCTGCGGCGGGGGCGGCGTGCCCAACGTCTGCGGCCCCCCACCCTGCGTCCCCACGAGCTGCGCGGCGCGGGGTGCCACCTGCGGGCCGCTCTCGGATGGCTGCGGCGGGAGGCTCGACTGCGGCAGCTGCGCCACGCCGGAGGTCTGCGGCGGCGCTGGCGTGCCCAACGCCTGCGGGCCCCCGGCCTGCGTCCCCACGACGTGTGAGGCCTCGGGCAAGAACTGCGGCCGGGTCGCGGACGGCTGCGGCGGCGTCCTGGAGTGCGGCGCCTGTGGACCGGACGAGACGTGCGGCGGGGGCGGCACGGCCAACGTCTGCGGCCACGCCCCGTGCGCTCCCACCACCTGCGAGGCCCTGGGCAAGAACTGCGGCTCCGTGTCCGACGGCTGCGGCGGCGTCCTGGAGTGCGGCACGTGCGGCGACGGGCTCACCTGCGGCGGCGCTGGCGTGCCCAACGTCTGCGCGACCCCGCTGTGCCAGGCGGCCACCTGCGAGGCCCTGGGCAAGGACTGCGGCGAGGTGCTGGATGGCTGCGGCGACGTCCTGGAGTGCGGCGCCTGCGAGGCCGGCGCGACGTGCGGCGGCGCGGGGGAGGCCAACGTCTGCGGCGCCGGCACCTGCGTGCCCACCACCTGCGCGGCCCTGGGCGCGAACTGCGGCCGGGTGTCCGACGGCTGCGGCGCGGTGCTGGAGTGCGGCGGCTGTCTCGCGCCCCAGGCCTGCGGCGCGGGCGGCACGGCCAACGTCTGCGCCAGGACCGCGTGCACGCCGGCCACCTGCGAATCGCTGGGCAAGGACTGCGGGCAGGTCGCGGACGGCTGCGGCGGGAGGCTCGACTGCGGCGCGTGCGCGGAAGGACAGGCGTGCGGAGGGGGCGGCGTGGCCAACGTCTGCGCGGTCCCTGGATGCCGGCCGGCCACCTGCGGCCTCCTGGGCGCGACGTGCGGCACCGTGCCGGACGGCTGCGGCGGCACGCTGGAGTGTGGCACCTGCACCGCGCCGGACACCTGCGGCGGCACGGGCGTGCCCCACGTCTGCGCGCCCCCGGCGCCCACCTGCGTGGACAGGGACCTGGGCAGCGCGCTGCCGGTGTCACTGAGGGGCACCACCGTGGAGGCCCGGGACGACCACGCCGCCTCCTGCGGCGGCGCGGGCGCTCCGGACCGGGGCTACCTGTGGACGGCGCCGAGGGCGGGCACCTTCACCTTCGACACGGCCCGCTCGGCGATCCGGTCCGTCATCGCCGTGTACGCGGACGGCTGCGGCGGCCAGGAGCTGGCGTGCGCCACGGGCGGCATCAGCTACGGCGGCGGGGCCCGGGTGGCGGTGACGCTGGCGCAGGGCCAGCGGGTCCTGGTGACGGTGGACGCCGTGGCCGGCGCGTCCTTCACGCAAGGCGCCTTCGAGCTGCACATCGACGAGCTGCGCACCACCGAGGCCGGCGCCTGCTTCGACGGCATGGACAACGACGGGGACCGCTGGGTGGACTGCGCGGACACCGAGTGCCGCGACGAGCCCCGCTGCAAGGGCCAGGGCTGCGCCCACCACGACCTGGGCAGCGCCCTGCCCCTCACCTTCCAGGGGGAGACGGCCCTCTCCGGCGACGGCTTCCAGGGCACCTGCGGCGCGCTCCTCCAGCAGGACCGCGCCCACCTGTGGACGGCGCCGAAGGCCGGCACCTTCGTCTTCGACACCTCGCCCGGCGGCGACCCGGACGCCGGCGGCCATGCCCTGTACCTCCTCACCGGCTGCCGCGGCACGGAGCTGGGCTGCGCCGCACACCCACATCCCACGACACAGGACGCGCCAGCGCTGAAGGTGACTTTGGCCCAGGGGCAGTCGGTGCTGGTGGTGGTGGACGGCATGGCCCGGCCGGACCGGGACACCCCCATCCGCTACACCCTCCACATCACGGAGTGGGTCCCCTCCGAGGTGGGCCACTGCCACGACGGCGCGGACAACGACGGGGATGGCCGGGCCGACGACGCGGACCCGGACTGCCGCGAGCGCTGA
- a CDS encoding ATP-binding protein, whose amino-acid sequence MAGPRRARQEEGWGLGVSLAVALVLLLLAVGALLLTRASVQSRVLERSLDLQEVGLLGRAFSDKVSLANSALLAGGQSVNRETARARQRFLATADRLRARLESPEDQALVEEVRIVEQAHEEALRALLEDSDTPEEQKRAREQMARAHGQVRDAQAHLERTVQERLVRENQAAMRVDRWETALLLVASLLGLSVAAALAWVLQRRLHPLRREAAASANRFQALVEGVRDYALVLLDARGRVASWNPGAERIKGWSEAETLGRPTSLFYTSEDAAAGKPERELSRALQEGRLHMEGWRQRKDGSRFWAEVSITALRDEDGQPQGFSVVTRDITEQRRQERVQELLAEAGRVFHQSLDPDLTAAEVARLLVPEVADGCILYLLTPAGELRPRAVTHIQPEREASLWEALRRFPPRPGMPPAVWEVMRTGHSRLDVEVKVDDLAASAETDEHRVLIERIGIGSSMVVPLLAGSETLGAFVLMTARGHRRFVPADQVLVEELAGRAALALENTRLLREAREAVDLIAVTAHDLGNPLHALQLLLTKLQRAQAAGRGEDLRQGLVAAHGQAQRLGQLLHNLLDLSRLSSGKRLLDAAPMDLGELAREVVERFADAAAEAGCDLRLEVEAGQVGHWDRVRLDRVMTNLVSNALKFGRGHPVTVSVSALDADHSRLRVRDEGVGIPQEAQRRVFERFERERAAKTKAGYGLGLYIARQLVEAHGGIIRVESVPGCGATFTVDLPRTPRPVEEASVAEPPPLQQ is encoded by the coding sequence ATGGCAGGTCCCAGGCGCGCGCGACAGGAGGAGGGGTGGGGGCTCGGGGTGAGCCTCGCGGTGGCGCTCGTCCTGCTGCTCCTGGCCGTGGGTGCGCTCCTGCTGACGCGGGCGTCCGTGCAGTCGCGGGTGCTGGAGCGCTCCCTGGACCTGCAGGAGGTGGGGCTGTTGGGGCGGGCCTTCAGCGACAAGGTGTCGCTGGCCAACAGCGCGCTGCTGGCGGGCGGGCAGTCGGTCAACCGGGAAACGGCGCGGGCCCGGCAGCGCTTCCTGGCCACCGCGGACCGGCTGCGGGCCCGGCTGGAATCTCCCGAGGACCAGGCGCTGGTGGAGGAGGTGCGCATCGTGGAGCAGGCGCACGAGGAAGCCCTGCGCGCGCTCCTGGAGGACTCCGACACTCCCGAGGAACAGAAGCGGGCGCGGGAGCAGATGGCCCGGGCCCACGGGCAGGTGCGCGACGCGCAGGCCCACCTGGAGCGCACGGTGCAGGAGCGGCTGGTCCGGGAGAACCAGGCCGCGATGCGGGTGGACCGGTGGGAGACCGCGCTGCTGCTCGTGGCGTCCCTGCTGGGGCTGTCGGTGGCGGCGGCGCTGGCGTGGGTGCTCCAGCGCCGGCTGCACCCGCTCCGGCGCGAGGCGGCGGCCAGCGCGAACCGCTTCCAGGCGCTGGTGGAGGGCGTGCGCGACTACGCCCTGGTGCTGCTGGACGCGCGGGGGCGGGTGGCCAGCTGGAACCCGGGCGCCGAGCGCATCAAGGGCTGGAGCGAGGCGGAGACATTGGGCCGCCCCACCTCCCTCTTCTACACGTCCGAGGACGCGGCGGCGGGCAAGCCGGAGCGGGAGCTGTCCCGGGCGCTCCAGGAGGGGCGGCTGCACATGGAGGGCTGGCGGCAGCGCAAGGACGGCTCGCGCTTCTGGGCGGAGGTGTCCATCACCGCGCTGCGCGACGAGGACGGCCAGCCCCAGGGCTTCTCCGTGGTGACGCGCGACATCACCGAGCAGCGGCGTCAGGAGCGGGTGCAGGAGCTGCTCGCGGAGGCCGGCCGCGTCTTCCACCAGTCCCTGGACCCCGACCTGACGGCGGCGGAGGTGGCGCGGCTGCTGGTGCCGGAGGTGGCGGACGGCTGCATCCTCTACCTGCTCACTCCCGCGGGCGAGCTGCGGCCCCGGGCGGTGACGCACATCCAGCCCGAGCGCGAGGCGAGCCTGTGGGAGGCCCTGCGGCGCTTCCCCCCCCGCCCGGGCATGCCGCCCGCCGTCTGGGAGGTGATGCGCACCGGGCACTCGCGGTTGGACGTGGAGGTGAAGGTGGACGACCTGGCCGCCTCCGCGGAGACGGACGAGCACCGGGTGCTCATCGAGCGCATCGGCATTGGTTCGTCGATGGTGGTGCCCCTGCTCGCGGGCAGCGAGACGCTGGGCGCCTTCGTGCTGATGACGGCCCGGGGCCACCGCCGCTTCGTGCCGGCGGACCAGGTGCTGGTGGAGGAGCTGGCCGGCCGCGCGGCGCTGGCCCTGGAGAACACGCGGCTGTTGCGCGAGGCGCGCGAGGCGGTGGACCTCATCGCCGTCACCGCGCACGACCTGGGCAATCCCTTGCACGCGCTGCAATTGCTGCTCACCAAGCTGCAGCGCGCGCAGGCGGCCGGCCGGGGTGAAGACCTGCGGCAGGGATTGGTGGCGGCGCACGGGCAGGCGCAGCGGCTGGGGCAACTGCTGCACAACCTGTTGGATTTGTCGCGGCTGTCCTCCGGCAAGCGGCTGTTGGACGCTGCGCCCATGGACCTGGGGGAGCTGGCCCGCGAGGTGGTGGAGCGCTTCGCGGACGCGGCCGCGGAGGCGGGCTGTGACCTGCGGCTGGAGGTGGAGGCGGGGCAGGTGGGGCATTGGGACCGCGTCCGCCTGGACCGCGTGATGACGAACCTGGTGTCCAACGCGCTGAAGTTCGGCCGGGGCCACCCGGTGACGGTGTCGGTGTCGGCGCTGGACGCGGACCACTCGCGGCTGCGCGTGCGCGACGAGGGCGTGGGCATCCCGCAGGAAGCCCAGCGCCGCGTCTTCGAGCGCTTCGAGCGGGAGCGCGCCGCGAAGACGAAGGCCGGCTACGGGCTGGGGCTCTACATCGCCCGCCAGCTGGTGGAGGCGCACGGCGGCATCATCCGCGTGGAGAGCGTGCCGGGGTGCGGCGCCACCTTCACGGTGGACCTGCCGCGTACGCCCCGGCCGGTGGAGGAGGCGTCGGTGGCGGAGCCGCCTCCGCTCCAGCAGTGA